One window of Pieris napi chromosome 1, ilPieNapi1.2, whole genome shotgun sequence genomic DNA carries:
- the LOC125048537 gene encoding putative nuclease HARBI1 isoform X2 produces the protein MHRSVCLKFKFSLFLKQNAKSAIYAKVPGLLVTGLPIKGLAASDRKYSWSNCKVQIMWLCIEKSLRRFKESRIIEKTLAKFKVMDNDSFETLLELIRPNIEKQDTNMRQAIPASQRLSITLRYLVTGMDLEDLKFMCAVAPRTLDLIIQETCEAIIQKLKENIRVPRTIEDWKKVAKDFERRWNFPNCIGAVDGKHIEIEKPSNSGSYYFNYKKTFSIVLMAIVNANYQFMMVDVGANGRMSDGGTLKNTKFWQLFSESENKLNIPEPCELLESDKKFPFVLVGDEAFQLTPNFMKPYNKAVLTDERRIFNYRLSRARRVVENAFGILSWRFKIFKKDIGLHPDKTRKVVLAACHLHNYLCEKNKNKYIQPGDIDIEEPNTTVTKGAWRQGRQLLNIERVRGNSANEAKRVRDDFCEYFNDYSYATKVAF, from the exons ATGCATCGGagtgtttgtttaaaattcaagtttagtttatttttaaaacaaaatgccaAAAGCGCAATATACGCAAAAGTTCCGGGATTGTTGGTTACGGGACTCCCAATTAAAGGACTGGCTGCAAGTGATAGAAAGTACAGCTGGTCCAATTGCAAAGTGCAGATTATGTGGCTCTGTATTGAGAAATCATTACGGAGATTTAAAGAATCACGGAttatcgaaaaaacacttgCAAAATTCAAAG TAATGGACAACGATTCTTTTGAAACATTGTTGGAGTTGATTCGACCCAATATTGAAAAGCAAGATACCAATATGCGACAAGCTATTCCTGCCAGCCAAAGGCTCTCTATAACTCTAAGGTACTTGGTCACTGGTATGGACTTGGAAGATTTAAAGTTTATGTGTGCTGTCGCTCCTCGTACTTTGGATTTAATAATACAGGAGACGTGTGAGGCTATAATTCAaaagttaaaagaaaatattcgg GTACCGAGAACGATCGAGGACTGGAAAAAAGTAGCCAAAGATTTCGAGAGACGATGGAACTTTCCCAACTGTATAGGTGCTGTTGATGGCAAGCACATCGAAATAGAAAAACCTTCAAATTCGGGATCTTactattttaactataaaaagaCATTTAGTATTGTTCTCATGGCTATTGTAAACGCCAATTATCAATTTATGATGGTTGATGTTGGTGCAAATGGGCGGATGTCAGATGGtggaactttaaaaaatacaaagttttGGCAATTGTTTTCTGAAAGTgaaaacaaacttaatattCCGGAGCCATGTGAGTTACTAGAAAGCGATAAAAAGTTTCCGTTTGTACTGGTAGGTGACGAAGCTTTCCAACTGACTCCAAACTTCATGAAGCCATACAACAAAGCCGTCTTGACAGACGAAAGACGGATTTTCAACTATAGATTGTCAAGAGCCAGGAGGGTGGTTGAAAATGCTTTTGGCATCCTGTCTTGGCgcttcaaaatatttaaaaaagacatTGGACTGCATCCCGATAAAACGCGAAAAGTTGTTTTGGCTGCCTGTCACTTACACAACTACTtgtgtgaaaaaaataaaaacaaatatattcaaCCAGGAGATATTGACATTGAAGAACCAAATACCACAGTCACAAAAGGTGCGTGGAGACAAGGACGGCAATTGTTAAATATAGAGCGAGTACGAGGAAACTCGGCAAATGAGGCAAAAAGAGTGCGAGATGACTTTTGCGAGTACTTTAATG ATTATAGCTACGCAACCAAAGTTGCCTTTTAA
- the LOC125048544 gene encoding class E vacuolar protein-sorting machinery protein hse1-like, which translates to MADDEPDRDVALAASADLITERDFVLLLISLYRDHPALWKIKSKEYADKNKRSLALSSIVKALRVYKPAYTEDLLKKKINALRTNFNKERKKIEQAQRSGVSPDDVPKPSLYYYNELLFLSDQMCISDTESSLSSEFSLSSNYQKEMSQSKKSKNTSQQDLIDIASHYFKKPDDSESDIIAKGWALKLKRLSPDQRRYAEKIINDILFEAEMGSLSRNGVQILPASSPTYTYLYQSPASHQSPSPVLSPNALHSTTTYQSPSPYQSLSPVPSPNVHHSTFKYQSPSPSGHHSTLTNQSPAPYQSPSPVPSPNVHHSTFKYQSPSPSGHHSTLTNQTPAPYQSPSPVPSPNVHHSTLTNQSPAPHESPSPVPSPTVHHSTLTYQSPSPHQSHSQVIGKTPVHDTKSSQPMQVPILSREHPVIYIPVPATQEEESQTAAKFLQHFYSF; encoded by the exons ATGGCGGACGACGAACCGGACCGAGACGTGGCTTTGGCGGCAAGCGCCGACCTAATTACCGAGCGTGattttgtgttattattaatatctctCTACAGAGATCATCCTGCATTGtggaaaattaaaagtaaggaGTATGCggataaaaacaaaaggtCGCTTGCTTTATCAAGCATAGTCAAAGCACTTCGAGTATATAAACCTGCCTACACCGAAGATTtattgaagaaaaaaattaatgcttTAAGAACCAACTTCaacaaagaaagaaaaaagattGAACAAGCACAACGGTCTGGCGTGTCTCCCGATGATGTACCAAAACCGTCACTCTACTATTACAATGAACTGTTATTTCTGTCAGACCAAATGTGTATAAGTGATACTGAAAGCAGTTTAAGCAGTGag ttttcCTTGTCATCCAATTATCAAAAAGAGATGTCACAATCAAAGAAAAGCAAAAACACATCACAGCAGGACCTGATAGATATAGCATCACATTATTTCAAAAAACCTGATGACTCTGAATCGGATATTATTGCGAAGGGCTGGGCTCTTAAACTCAAACGTTTATCACCAGATCAAAGACGCTATGCggagaaaataataaatgacattttatttgaagCCGAAATGGGATCACTGTCAAGAAACGGAGTTCAGATCTTGCCTGCTAGCTCGCCCACATACACATACTTATACCAGTCACCCGCATCACATCAGTCACCATCACCTGTGCTATCACCAAATGCTCTCCACTCAACTACGACATACCAGTCACCATCACCGTATCAGTCACTATCACCTGTGCCATCACCAAATGTACACCACTCAACCTTTAAATACCAGTCACCATCACCAAGTGGGCACCACTCAACTTTGACAAACCAGTCACCCGCACCATATCAGTCACCATCACCTGTGCCATCACCAAATGTACACCACTCAACCTTTAAATACCAGTCACCATCACCAAGTGGGCACCACTCAACTTTGACAAACCAGACACCCGCACCATATCAGTCACCATCACCTGTGCCATCACCAAATGTACACCACTCAACTTTGACAAACCAGTCACCCGCACCACATGAGTCACCATCACCTGTGCCATCACCAACTGTACACCACTCAACCTTGACATACCAGTCACCATCACCACATCAGTCACACTCACAAGTCATAGGCAAGACACCGGTGCATGATACCAAATCATCTCAACCTATGCAAGTGCCAATTCTATCTCGTGAACACCCCGTAATTTATATACCAGTCCCAGCTACTCAAGAAGAAGAATCACAGACTGCGGCTAAGTTCTTACAACACTtctattctttttaa
- the LOC125048537 gene encoding uncharacterized protein LOC125048537 isoform X1, translated as MSTFLDLPMLNECDADGIVGTIKATLARFNIPLQNLMGIGTDNASVMTGVNNGVYAKLKKDLPSLVLVRCICHSLQLAVSAVTKQFLPRNLEFIIKETYDWFNRSSSRQAAYKELYKLINDGHDPLKIVQSCQTRWLSIESAVARIYAQWLELKTHFNMAKLKERCYTAELLHGMYSDDVNYAYISFMYPILTEINRVNKLFESKDADHTKLYDELTNLVDSLVTKIVLPTQKVDVFTQNIKDFVDKKCYLGYRFESFVSTMREKGLPRNEEEMIRNRCIQFIVQLVNELKNRLPENLKLMKNMKRISVDCALSHNKEPITDLILHFNKNQEYIAKVDEQWRQIHLLKWINTKNTKEFWYEVLDFEDIAGENRFEDLATFAISLLVLPHSNAEVERLFSMMNIVKTKHRNRMKLDLLSSIMTIRAGLKREGKCCNNYILPNSVVQKIGTKEVYLKSEGAEETDSAEDDF; from the coding sequence atgtctaCATTTTTAGATCTTCCAATGCTGAACGAGTGTGATGCAGATGGGATTGTTGGTACCATAAAAGCGACACTCGCTAGATTTAATATACctctacaaaatttaatggGCATCGGAACAGATAATGCGTCCGTGATGACCGGCGTCAATAACGGTGTATATGCTAAACTGAAAAAGGATTTGCCGAGTTTAGTTTTGGTGCGTTGCATTTGTCACTCTCTGCAATTGGCAGTATCGGCAGTAACAAAGCAATTTTTACCGAGAAATCTcgagtttattattaaagaaacataTGATTGGTTCAATCGATCTTCGTCAAGGCAAGCGGCTTACAAAGAACTATACAAACTTATAAACGACGGTCATGatccattaaaaattgtacagTCTTGTCAAACTCGATGGCTTTCTATAGAGTCCGCAGTTGCACGCATTTACGCACAATGGTTGGAActgaaaacacattttaatatgGCCAAATTGAAAGAAAGGTGTTACACAGCAGAATTGCTGCATGGAATGTATTCAGATGACGTGAATTATGCGTACATTTCATTTATGTATCCAATTCTCACTGAAATTAACAgagtgaataaattatttgaatcgAAAGATGCAGATCATACAAAACTGTACGACGAATTGACAAATTTGGTTGATTCACTTGTTACCAAAATAGTACTGCCGACCCAGAAGGTAGACGTTTTTACGCAAAACATTAAAGATTTTGTTgataagaaatgttatttgGGGTACAGATTCGAATCTTTTGTGTCAACGATGAGAGAAAAAGGACTTCCACGGAATGAAGAAGAAATGATACGTAATAGGTGCATCCAGTTTATTGTGCAGTTGGTTAATGAACTGAAAAACAGATTGCCCGAAAACTTAAAGCTcatgaaaaatatgaaaagaaTTAGTGTAGATTGTGCACTGTCTCACAATAAAGAGCCGATCACTGACCTGatcttacattttaataaaaatcaagaaTACATAGCGAAAGTTGACGAGCAGTGGCGTCAAATCCATTTACTCAAATggataaatacaaaaaataccaaGGAATTTTGGTACGAGGTGCTGGATTTCGAAGACATTGCAGGAGAAAACCGATTTGAAGATTTAGCCACGTTTGCTATATCTTTATTAGTTTTACCGCACTCTAATGCTGAAGTAGAGCGATTATTCAGCATGATGAATATCGTGAAAACAAAACACAGAAACCGAATGAAGCTAGATCTACTGTCATCTATTATGACAATCCGCGCAGGTTTAAAACGCGAAGGAAAGTGTTGCAATAATTACATCTTGCCAAATTCTGTAGTCCAAAAAATAGGAACGAAAGAAGTGTACTTAAAATCAGAAGGTGCAGAGGAAACCGACTCTGCTGAAGATGATTTTTAA